One window of Lentisphaerota bacterium genomic DNA carries:
- a CDS encoding heme-binding protein translates to MKKRITIQIGAWLLAGLALGIGIEGCVTGSVKEAAYTVERADGDFEVRRYAPQVVAETVVGGTLEEAGNQAFRPLFNYISGANRSKGKIAMTAPVAQQREGEKIAMTTPVGQEAVSNQWAITFMMPARYTLETLPEPTDEKVRLRAVPARRMAAVQYSGTWSGRRYERNLARLREWMKAQDLTADGEPVWARYDAPFTPWFLRRNEVLVPLPSR, encoded by the coding sequence ATGAAGAAACGGATCACGATACAGATCGGTGCCTGGCTTCTTGCGGGGCTGGCGCTGGGAATAGGAATAGAGGGATGTGTGACGGGGAGTGTCAAAGAAGCCGCCTACACGGTGGAACGGGCAGACGGGGACTTTGAGGTGCGTCGGTATGCGCCCCAGGTGGTTGCCGAAACGGTCGTCGGCGGGACGCTGGAGGAAGCCGGCAATCAGGCGTTCCGGCCCCTGTTCAATTACATCTCGGGGGCGAATCGATCAAAGGGAAAGATCGCCATGACCGCGCCCGTCGCACAGCAGCGCGAGGGGGAGAAAATAGCCATGACGACACCGGTGGGACAGGAGGCTGTGAGCAACCAGTGGGCCATCACGTTCATGATGCCGGCCCGCTACACGCTGGAAACGTTGCCGGAACCCACGGACGAGAAGGTGCGTCTGCGCGCCGTTCCGGCCCGTCGCATGGCCGCCGTGCAGTACTCGGGCACCTGGAGCGGGCGGCGGTACGAGCGGAACCTCGCCCGGCTGCGGGAGTGGATGAAGGCGCAGGATTTGACCGCTGACGGCGAGCCGGTTTGGGCTAGGTACGACGCGCCTTTTACGCCGTGGTTTTTGCGCCGGAATGAAGTCCTCGTGCCGCTCCCCAGCCGATAA